A genomic stretch from Helianthus annuus cultivar XRQ/B chromosome 1, HanXRQr2.0-SUNRISE, whole genome shotgun sequence includes:
- the LOC118482083 gene encoding uncharacterized protein LOC118482083: MDSQDFYNMFSGVSATQGQTNFLQNVNLENELGTMQKPPKLMSLDEYSGWSVRFKNWVQANHLESWIKIEREYVAPEDGVGGKKSIASLTDIEQVEFKAEKKMISILQQAIKEDILVLLQHKDTSASIWFSLEKKFNGSGSMMKSKTAFLKKEFDIFTGIKGESTKQLIERYCHLVLEMRRLKIVKTNEEWIDKLCDALPYDEWGTYLMMLKNSTDFINYSLSDFIEKIEAHELELVKIKKMNSTNITQDVSLYFKSSPAMTNVQSPKIHTGFSADSSSPVTPNAYQTNQTTKFASYEPNAKSSDYSPQSSSGSNQQTVVTGVHCNIAINIKNGNEITETAAKQHITLLGSVLEAYEGLVAGKIGNPDMTKEDYDQIDPEELELIDIKWGMASLVRRAQRFMEITGKNSLSGPDQKLGFDKSKVTCFKCKEKGHFKRECPNREVKNHQNPFTNDYYKQAIYHRPNQQPAVQRPQIENKPEKALIVNQDDEEVASGFSWDKFIPGKDDQAMMAKVTEITESDAEQEVVISEDGDGKAADVAYSDSEVVEETVTKNVESVPEIGSKVAVETIDQEITEAVTENSVKDSAKAEEVISDVLSFGSRREEFVYTMKSVLSPNVFDSFADFFEDPRTGTCPRFKAKKDEVVEIIDVSKEMTKEDLKEIADKALMSKLKEELPKSVLSRWIMDSGASRHMTGSLALLYDVKAINGSYVGFAGNQGGRIVGQGMLTNGVISFDKVNYIVELTNNLLSISQICDKDFSVHFTKTECLVLKPGFKVPDELVLLRAPRVNDLYILDMSAATPTTPQKTVFCDKN; encoded by the exons ATGGACAGTCAAGACTTCTACAACATGTTCTCAGGTGTAAGTGCTACTCAAGGCCAAACCAACTTTTTGCAGAAtgtgaatcttgaaaatgagtTGGGCACGATGCAGAAACCTCCAAAATTAATGAGTTTAGACGAATACTCAGGATGGTCAGTTAGATTTAagaactgggtgcaagccaaTCATTTGGAGAGTTGGATCAAGATTGAAAGAGAATATGTAGCTCCAGAAGACGGGGTGGGGGGTAAGAAATCAATTGCAAGCTTAACAGATATAGAACAGGTAGAATTTAAGGCTGAGAAGAAAATGATTAGCATCCTgcagcaagctataaaagaagatatcctAGTGCTTTTACAGCATAAAGATACCTCTGCATCGATATGGTTTTCACTAGAGAAAAAGTTCAATGGTAGTGGGTCGATGATGAAGAGCAAAACAGCGTTTctaaaaaaggagtttgatatATTTACTGGGATAAAAGGTGAATCAACGAAACAGCTGATTGAACGATATTGTCATTTAGTGTTGGAGATGAGACGTTTGAAGATTGTAAAAACAAAcgaagaatggattgataagctTTGCGATGCTCTTCCGTACGATGAGTGGGGTACATACttaatgatgctgaagaatagTACTGATTTTATCAATTACAGCTTGAGTGATTTTATTGAAAAGATAGAGGCGCATGAACTAGAGTTAGTGAAGATTAAGAAAATGAATTCGACAAACATAACTCAAGATGTCTCATTGTACTTCAAGAGCAGTCCTGCAATGACAAACGTTCAAAGTCCAAAAATTCATACGGGTTTTAGTGCAGATAGTAGTTCTCCGGTTACTCCGAACGCATATCAGACAAATCAAACTACAAAATTTGCAAGTTATGAGCCGAACGCAAAATCTTCAGATTATTCTCCTCAAAGTTCAAGTGGATCGAATCAACAAACAGTTGTGACTGGGGTGCATTGTAATATAGCAATCAACATCAAAAATGGTAATGAGATTACCGAAACTGCAGCGAAACAACATATTACTTTACTGGGATCGGTTTTGGAGGCATATGAAGGGTTGGTTGCGGGCAAGATCGGAAATCCTGAcatgaccaaagaggattacgatcaaatagacccGGAGGAGCTGGAATTGATCGATATCAAGTGGGGAATGGCAAGTTTGGTACGGAGAGCTCAACGTTTTATGGAGATCACGGGAAAGAATAGTTTGTCAGGACCAGATCAGAAGCTGGGGTTTGACAAAAGCAAAGTCACCTGCTTCAAATGTAaagaaaaaggtcattttaagaggGAATGTCCTAATCGTGAAGTCAAGAATCATCAGAATCCATTCACCAACGATTACTACAAGCAAGCTATATATCATCGTCCAAACCAACAGCCTGCAGTTCAAAGACCTCAGATCGAAAACAAACCTGAGAAAGCGTTGATAGTAaatcaggatgatgaagaagTTGCATCTGGATTTAGTTGGGATAAGTTCATTCCTGGAAAAGATGATCAAGCGATGATGGCTAAAGTGACAGAGATTACCGAGTCAGATGCTGAGCAGGAAGTCGTAATTTCTGAAGATGGTGATGGAAAAGCTGCTGATGTTGCTTATTCTGATTCTGAGGTGGTTGAAGAAACAGTTACTAAGAATGTTGAGTCTGTTCCTGAGATTGGGAGTAAAGTAGCTGTTGAAACCATTGATCAAGAAATTACGGAAGCTGTTACAGAGAATTCAGTAAAAGATTCTGCTAAAGCTGAAGAAGTTATATCTGATGTTCTTAGTTTCGGATCTCGAAGAGAGGAATTTGTTTACACTATGAAATCTGTTTTATCTCCTAATGTGTTTGATAGTTTTGCAGATTTCTTCGAAGATCCAAGAACTGGTACGTGTCCAAGATTCAAAGCAAAGAAAGATGAAGTTGTGGAGATAATCGACGTGTCAAAAGAGATGACGAAGGAAGATCTGAAGGAGATAGCCGATAAAGCGCTTATGAGCAAACTGAAAGAG GAGTTGCCCAAGTCCGTGCTTTctcgatggattatggatagtggagcttcgcGGCATATGACAGGATCATTGGCTTTGCTATATGATGTGAAAGCAATCAATGGAAGCTATGTGGGCTTTGCAGGCAATCAAGGTGGTAGAATAGTTGGTCAAGGAATGCTCACCAATGGCGTTATTTCGTTTGATAAAGTCAATTATATAGTTGAGCTGACCAACAACTTGTTGAGTATATCGCAAATCTGTGATAAAGATTTTAGTGTTCACTTTACTAAAACTGAATGTTTGGTCTTAAAACCggggtttaaagtccctgacgAGTTGGTTTTGTTGCGCGCACCTAGGGTCAATGATCTTTATATCTTAGACATGAGcgctgcaacaccaacaactcctcaaaaaacagtgttttgtgacaAAAACTAA